In Rhodanobacter humi, the genomic stretch GCCTCGCAGAACATCCTGCGCCAGCGCCTCGCCGGCGCCTGGCTGGACCAGGCCGACCGCCAGCTCGCCAGCGGCAACCGCGCCGGCGCCATGCAAGCGCTGGAACAGGCGCGCAAGCTCGCGCCGAACCACCCCCGCGTGCTCGACCTCACCGCCCGCCTGCAGTCGGGGACCTGATGACGGTCCTGGTATTCGGCGGCAGCAGCCAGATCGGCCATTTCCTCCTGCCGCGCCTGCTCGCCCACGGCGCCACGGTGACGGCGCTGAGCCGCCATGCCCGCACCTCGCAAACCGGTCTGCGCTGGCTGCAAGGCAGCCTGCCCGACGCCCTGCCCCGCGAACTGCCCCGCCCCGCGGCCATCATCAGCTTCGGCCCGCTAGGCCCGTTCGCGCAGTGGCTGGCCCGCACCGACTTCGGCAGCGAACCACCGCGCGTGATCGCCACCAGCTCGATGAGCGCGGAAACCAAGCGCGACTCCGCCATGCCCGCCGAACGCGCGCTCGCCCAGCAGCTGCGCGACGGCGAACAGGCGCTCGCCGCCGCCTGCGCCCGCCACGGCGCGCCGTGGACCGTGCTGCGCCCCACCCTGATCTACGGCGCCGGCCTCGACAAGAGCCTCAGCCCCATCGCCCGCCGCGCCTGGCGCACCCGCGTCTTCCCGCTCCCCGCCGGCCGCGGCCTGCGCCAACCCGTGCACGCCGACGACATCGCCCTCGCCGTACTCGCCGCCCTAGCCTGCCCCGCCAGCGCCGGCCGCATCCTCCCCATCGGCGGCGGCGAACGCCTCACCGCCCACGAGATGTTCGCTCGCGTCCGGAACACCCTGCCCCACGCCAATCTCCTGCTGCCGCTGCCTTCGTGGCTGCTGCACGCGGGCCAACGCTTCGCGCCCGCGAAGCTGCGCGGGCCGCTCGCGAGGCTTGATGCGGATTTGATCGCCGACAACGGCGAGCTGGAGCGGTTGCTCGGCGTGACGCCGCGGGCGTTTCGGCCGGAGGCGGAGATGTGGTTTCCGGTGAAGAGATAACGCGACGCTGATCTTCCCAGACGGATTTCGCAGCGTGGGAAAACTTAGGAATGTCGCGACCACACCGTGATCAAGATCACGACAAGCAACGCGAGCACCCACCATGCATTCGTCGATTGCGCCTTGAGCCGCTGTGCGAGATCAGCTGCAAGACTCGCGAACCCGCTCTCAATTCGTTCCAAGCTTGCCTGCTCTGACGTCGACAGTGACGCGCACTCTTCTGCCGGAGGCTTCATGCCAAGCAGCTCCTTGCAACGTTGGTGGTAAAGATCCCAAAGTGCGCTGTTTTCCAGCATCGAGGTGTTCTCGAAAACTTCTCGCGTTTTTTGGCTTTGGATGAGTTGCGCGTTACATAGAGCAGCGAGCGTGAATGCGGCCGCATCCTTGTCGTGTGCCTGTCTCATCTGTTCGATGGTAAGTACCGCGTGGCCGTAATACGCGCAGCGTCGGGTAAGTTCAGGACTGTCGATTGCGCCTGCGTAAACTAGTTTTTTGGTTGTCCGGTCGTACCAGCGCCCAAATAACGCGGCGGCAAGACAACAAAATTCCTCGGCATAGTTAAGAGTCGTGTAACCGGCGTGATATTCCTTGAACTGATCGTCTAGTGCGACCGCCTGCCACCGTTTGACTGCCGGGATGGGATCTTCGTCTGGAGAGTGCGTTCGTCGCGGGTCGACCACCACTAGAAGCTGGCAAAGCGCCCCGATGGAAGCTTGGCTGACCGGCAGTGTCTGCACCAGTTTCCAGATCCCATTCTGCAGGTCCCAAGCAGCAAGGTCGGGGCCATCCGGACTGCTTTCATCCTCATTAATGCACGGATTGTAGGCGGCGACTCCGATCATCCACGACTGGCGTTCGTGGGTCGCCCGGTCGAAGGGTGCGCCCCGATTGAACAAGCGTGCCAGTGTCGCCTTTGCGCCCGGATTACGTAACAGTACGTCCAACTCATCCAATCTGTCTTGGCCATCCGTCGAAATGAGGCGTGCCAACTCATAGTCGTCGACGGGGCAATGGCTGGCAGCCCAGCTCGAACGCGCCAAGCCTTGATTGCCAAGCACCGCAAGCCGGATCGCACGACTGTAATCTGGATCGCTGGCCTTCAAAAAGGAACGTGCATAAAGCTCTGACGTGACTTTTCGATTTACTCCGAACTGGGCGAGGCCCAAGTCGATCAGAGGCTCAGCCTGACCGTACAGCGCCTGTTCCAAGTCATCGTTCCCGAATAACCAGCCACGAGAGTTAATGTAAGTGCCATATTCCCTTAGCTCGTCGTAAACCCTGTGTGGCGGCATTCGTAACAGTCTGGCACGCACTATGGCACACGGCGTCTTCTCGTCCCACATTGCCTTCCCCCGCTAATTAAGGATGCAGCAGGGAGGATACAGCGGGATGAGGGTACATGTTCGTAAAGGGGACGAAGGCAATTAGAATCTTCGTGTTTCCGCAGCCGCGCAGCGGCTGCGTCCGAGTGCGCGCCGGGAGCGCGCTGTTTTACCCGGGGCCCCTATGGCGCGGCGGGTGGGTGGAGGAAAGTCCGCAGGATGGCCGGCAGGGATGCCGGCCAGTTTTTCGCCGGTACAGGGACGTGCCGTCGAAAAACCCCGGAACCCGCCCGCGCACCCCAGGGCAGGATGCCCGGAGGGCGCGCCATCGGGGTGTCGTTTCCTCTTGGTTACTTCTACTTTGGACAAGCAAAGGAGAAGTAACTCGGGCGCCGACAGGCGCACGAAACGCTTTGAATCTCGCGAATCGTGCAAGAAGAGCCCCTCTCCCCTAACCCCTCTCCCGCA encodes the following:
- a CDS encoding SDR family oxidoreductase, which produces MTVLVFGGSSQIGHFLLPRLLAHGATVTALSRHARTSQTGLRWLQGSLPDALPRELPRPAAIISFGPLGPFAQWLARTDFGSEPPRVIATSSMSAETKRDSAMPAERALAQQLRDGEQALAAACARHGAPWTVLRPTLIYGAGLDKSLSPIARRAWRTRVFPLPAGRGLRQPVHADDIALAVLAALACPASAGRILPIGGGERLTAHEMFARVRNTLPHANLLLPLPSWLLHAGQRFAPAKLRGPLARLDADLIADNGELERLLGVTPRAFRPEAEMWFPVKR